A single region of the Musa acuminata AAA Group cultivar baxijiao chromosome BXJ1-11, Cavendish_Baxijiao_AAA, whole genome shotgun sequence genome encodes:
- the LOC103970833 gene encoding photosynthetic NDH subunit of lumenal location 3, chloroplastic-like, whose protein sequence is MEGTQWKGSVHRIRKCVVDLLSMEDDLVDDDDEDAWELMGSDLRLKSTFLYCDLNQVISHAREERKKVLTDLANKLFYYMEQLDHAVRIRSMSLTQVCYNDTANVLQEVMAALMPLR, encoded by the exons ATGGAGGGCACGCAATGGAAGGGATCGGTCCACAGGATCAGGAAGTGCGTGGTGGATCTCCTGTCGATGGAGGACGATCTggtggacgacgacgacgaggatgCGTGGGAGCTGATGGGTAGCGACCTTCGCCTCAAGTCTACCTTCTTGTACTGTGATCTCAACCAGGTGATCTCCCACGCTAGAGAAGAGCGGAAGAAGGTTCTCACCGACCTCGCCAACAAGCTCTTCTACTACATGGAGCAg CTGGATCATGCTGTCAGGATCCGGAGCATGTCTTTGACGCAGGTCTGCTACAACGACACAGCCAATGTGTTACAGGAGGTGATGGCCGCTCTCATGCCGCTTCGGTAG